The Garra rufa chromosome 23, GarRuf1.0, whole genome shotgun sequence genome includes a region encoding these proteins:
- the ccl27b gene encoding C-C motif chemokine 27b, which yields MDLVVFGILLSVTFSAVQGVTPKCCVETTKKFPPELLMNVTKYEVQTSNGVCAIKALVLHAKDKRYCATPKIERLLQFLLKLKMRHHLKNTSAV from the exons ATGGATCTCGTAGTGTTTGGGATTTTACTCTCCGTCACCTTCAGCGCCGTTCAag GCGTCACACCCAAATGTTGTGTTGAAACGACTAAAAAGTTTCCTCCTGAGCTTCTGATGAACGTGACCAAATATGAGGTCCAGACGAGTAACGGCGTCTGCGCTATCAAAGCGCTTGT TCTTCATGCCAAAGACAAGCGATACTGCGCGACACCCAAAATCGAGCGGCTCTTGCAGTTCTTACTGAAGCTGAAGATGCGGCACCATCTGAAAAACACCTCCGCTGTTTGA